One window from the genome of Pseudonocardia hierapolitana encodes:
- a CDS encoding alpha-ketoglutarate-dependent dioxygenase AlkB family protein, translating into MTAALVPRERRVLAPGAVHVPDWLALDRQRQLVRACREWASEGPGIRAAVMPNGTRMSVRSVCLGWHWYPYRYSRTRDDQDGSPVAPFPEWLGDLGREAVAAAYGAPERALDYRPDIALINHYGEGAKMGLHRDSDEHAPDPVVSFSIGAACVFRFGNTESRGRPWTDVELLSGDLVVFGGESRLAYHGVPKLLPDRVVPDTGLAGGRLNITLRVSGLR; encoded by the coding sequence ATGACGGCCGCGCTCGTCCCCCGGGAACGGCGGGTGCTCGCCCCCGGCGCGGTGCACGTGCCGGACTGGCTCGCCCTGGACCGGCAGCGGCAGCTCGTGCGTGCCTGCCGGGAGTGGGCGAGCGAGGGGCCGGGGATCCGCGCGGCCGTGATGCCGAACGGCACCCGGATGTCGGTGCGGAGCGTGTGCCTGGGCTGGCACTGGTACCCGTACCGCTACTCCCGCACCCGGGACGACCAGGACGGGTCGCCGGTGGCCCCGTTCCCCGAGTGGCTCGGGGATCTGGGGCGCGAGGCCGTCGCCGCCGCCTACGGCGCCCCGGAGCGGGCCCTCGACTACCGGCCCGACATCGCGCTGATCAACCATTACGGCGAGGGCGCGAAGATGGGGCTGCACCGCGACAGCGACGAGCACGCGCCCGACCCCGTCGTGTCGTTCAGCATCGGGGCGGCGTGCGTGTTCCGGTTCGGGAACACGGAGAGCCGCGGGCGGCCGTGGACCGACGTCGAGCTGCTCTCCGGCGACCTGGTCGTGTTCGGCGGCGAGAGCCGGCTGGCCTACCACGGTGTGCCCAAGCTGCTGCCCGACCGCGTGGTGCCCGACACCGGGCTGGCGGGCGGCCGGCTCAACATCACGCTGCGCGTCTCCGGGCTCCGCTGA
- a CDS encoding DedA family protein, translated as MTATAAAVLTALADDPLRAVLLVVVGALLEGPVVTVTAAALAGVGVLSWWSVWLAAVSADVLADTLLYALGRHGAQGRSRRMLVRLGLTDERREALTVQVRAHLPQVVVSAKLVDLGAVPAFLAAGLAGVGLRRFLTWVVPATIVRSGVLVGIGFLAGTRFSEDLARRPWLLAVGGLAIGVVLIVGRAAITRLAEPRSHVTE; from the coding sequence GTGACGGCCACCGCGGCCGCGGTCCTCACGGCGCTGGCCGACGATCCGCTGCGGGCTGTGCTCCTGGTCGTGGTCGGCGCCCTGCTGGAAGGCCCGGTCGTGACGGTCACGGCCGCTGCCCTCGCCGGCGTGGGCGTGCTGTCGTGGTGGAGTGTGTGGCTGGCCGCCGTCTCGGCCGACGTCCTCGCGGACACGCTCCTCTACGCGCTGGGCCGGCACGGCGCCCAGGGCCGATCGCGGCGGATGCTGGTGCGCCTCGGGCTCACCGACGAGCGCCGCGAGGCGCTGACCGTCCAGGTCCGCGCGCATCTGCCACAGGTCGTCGTCTCCGCCAAGCTCGTCGACCTCGGCGCGGTGCCGGCGTTCCTCGCGGCAGGGCTGGCCGGGGTGGGCCTCCGGCGCTTCCTCACCTGGGTGGTCCCCGCCACGATCGTGCGGTCGGGCGTCCTGGTCGGCATCGGGTTCCTCGCCGGGACGCGGTTCTCCGAGGACCTGGCCAGGCGCCCGTGGCTGCTCGCCGTCGGCGGCCTCGCCATCGGAGTGGTGCTGATCGTCGGTCGCGCAGCGATCACCCGACTCGCGGAACCGCGCAGCCACGTCACCGAATAG
- a CDS encoding HAMP domain-containing sensor histidine kinase gives MNLGTRLALAFAAVAAAVAATVGVLAFYSAVERVTGEVDRALQTAAIAVVDGYEEVLHTPVADLPDGSPDGGGDRSRPLIAQRIAPYGTVTPLGGRPVTLPVGPADRALASGTVRGATSTTEVAVGDASHGVAYRVLTTALGGGRGAVQVGIDINLSRQVLSGLAKEVTLLALLVTVVAAGLGWLLARRIARRLVRLTTIAEDVSAAGPGAGEVPVEGRDEVARLSSSFNTMLRRLAASREAQERLIQDAAHELRTPLTSLRTNASVLRHLDRLDPRSRGRLLADVEGETRELSHLVEELITLALARRTDEEDDDVDLAAVVRAAADRTRRRTGREIRIASDGTRARGRRHALERAVGNLLENAAKFDVRATGPIDVGVHRGTITVSDRGPGLAAGDVDRVFDRFYRAGTARSLPGSGLGLAIVADVAEAHDGTTFARNRPGGGATIGITIGADRLLPDSVPHHDPGSPVPETVVGS, from the coding sequence GTGAACCTCGGGACCCGGCTCGCGCTGGCCTTCGCCGCGGTCGCCGCCGCCGTCGCCGCAACGGTCGGGGTACTCGCGTTCTACTCCGCGGTCGAGCGCGTCACCGGCGAGGTGGACCGCGCCCTGCAGACCGCCGCGATCGCGGTCGTCGACGGGTACGAAGAAGTGCTCCACACCCCGGTCGCCGACCTCCCCGATGGCTCGCCGGACGGGGGCGGTGACCGGTCCCGGCCGCTGATCGCGCAGCGCATCGCACCCTATGGCACCGTCACGCCTCTCGGTGGGCGGCCGGTGACCCTCCCCGTCGGGCCCGCGGACCGCGCGCTGGCCTCCGGCACCGTGCGGGGCGCGACGAGCACCACCGAGGTGGCCGTCGGCGACGCCAGCCACGGCGTGGCCTACCGGGTGCTGACCACAGCGCTCGGCGGGGGGCGCGGAGCGGTGCAGGTCGGCATCGACATCAACCTGTCCCGCCAGGTGCTGAGCGGGCTCGCGAAGGAGGTCACCCTTCTCGCCCTGCTGGTGACGGTGGTCGCGGCGGGGCTCGGCTGGCTACTGGCGCGCCGGATCGCCCGGCGGCTGGTCCGGCTGACCACGATCGCCGAGGACGTCAGCGCCGCCGGACCGGGGGCCGGTGAGGTGCCGGTGGAGGGACGCGACGAGGTGGCCCGGCTGTCGTCCTCGTTCAACACGATGCTGCGCAGGCTCGCAGCGTCGCGAGAGGCACAGGAGCGGCTGATCCAGGACGCCGCGCACGAGCTCCGCACCCCGCTGACGAGCCTGCGCACCAACGCCAGCGTCCTGCGCCACCTCGACCGGCTCGACCCGAGGTCGCGCGGGCGACTGCTCGCCGACGTCGAGGGCGAGACCCGGGAGCTGTCCCACCTCGTCGAAGAGCTGATCACCCTGGCGTTGGCCCGTCGCACCGACGAGGAGGACGACGACGTCGATCTGGCCGCGGTCGTCCGAGCTGCCGCCGACCGGACCCGGCGGCGGACCGGGCGGGAGATCAGGATCGCGTCCGACGGCACCCGGGCACGCGGGCGACGCCACGCCCTGGAACGTGCGGTCGGGAACCTGCTCGAGAACGCGGCCAAGTTCGACGTCCGCGCCACCGGGCCGATCGACGTCGGTGTGCACCGGGGCACGATCACGGTCTCCGACCGCGGACCCGGGCTCGCGGCAGGCGACGTCGACCGGGTCTTCGACCGGTTCTACCGGGCGGGCACCGCGCGATCGCTGCCCGGCTCGGGACTCGGGCTGGCCATCGTCGCCGACGTCGCCGAGGCGCACGACGGCACGACGTTCGCCCGCAACCGGCCGGGCGGCGGCGCCACGATCGGGATCACGATCGGCGCGGACCGCCTCTTACCGGACTCCGTCCCGCATCATGATCCTGGTTCACCGGTGCCCGAGACAGTGGTGGGGAGCTGA
- a CDS encoding FAD-dependent monooxygenase, producing MQERALVVGSGIAGMAAAIGLRQAGWTPVIVERAPERRRGGYFVGLMPEGRQAAVDLGVDGHLHTRNPPDGGKAWSLTRRGDREPGVGFLHQPGDPAAVLRGDIEAALWQGISGDGTAGGRVDVRFATGPVAIDDTGGEVQVLLEDAGTGAQYCEGFDLVVGADGLRSGVRRMVFGPHEDYMTTWNAMICAFQLQEQVPSFAAADSIISARAGRAVWVFGLADRAPTVLLTYRTDDVAGQFTGSPIQRLRTVFSGMDDPAVRHALDAVEQAPEFLFDSVHQVRMPRWSNGRVVLLGDAAWCPNLYSGMGATSALLGGAELGRALRENPDELEAALAAWESRLRPFIRKHQRIARLKQQMFVPSSRPAEALRSVVLRLAIKARNRRRAKARSGTSLEIEPA from the coding sequence GTGCAGGAGCGAGCGTTGGTCGTGGGGTCGGGGATCGCCGGCATGGCCGCGGCGATCGGGCTCCGGCAGGCCGGATGGACGCCGGTGATCGTCGAGCGGGCGCCCGAGCGCCGACGGGGTGGCTACTTCGTCGGACTGATGCCGGAGGGGCGGCAGGCGGCGGTCGATCTGGGCGTCGACGGCCACCTGCACACGCGCAACCCGCCGGACGGTGGGAAGGCCTGGTCGCTGACCCGACGCGGGGACCGTGAGCCGGGTGTGGGGTTCCTGCACCAGCCGGGCGATCCCGCAGCAGTGCTCCGCGGTGACATCGAAGCCGCGCTCTGGCAGGGCATCTCCGGGGACGGGACGGCTGGCGGGCGGGTCGACGTGCGGTTCGCGACCGGGCCCGTCGCGATCGACGACACCGGCGGCGAGGTGCAGGTGCTGCTCGAGGACGCCGGCACCGGCGCGCAGTACTGCGAGGGCTTCGACCTGGTGGTCGGCGCGGACGGGCTGAGGTCGGGCGTGCGCCGGATGGTCTTCGGCCCGCACGAGGACTACATGACGACGTGGAACGCGATGATCTGCGCGTTCCAGCTCCAGGAGCAGGTGCCGTCCTTCGCCGCGGCGGACAGCATCATCAGCGCCCGCGCGGGCCGTGCCGTGTGGGTGTTCGGCTTGGCCGATCGGGCCCCGACCGTCCTGCTGACCTACCGCACCGATGACGTCGCGGGCCAGTTCACCGGATCCCCGATCCAGCGCCTGCGCACCGTCTTCTCCGGGATGGACGACCCGGCGGTGCGCCACGCGCTGGACGCCGTGGAGCAGGCTCCCGAGTTCCTGTTCGACTCGGTGCACCAGGTGAGGATGCCGCGGTGGAGCAACGGACGGGTCGTGCTGCTGGGCGATGCGGCGTGGTGTCCGAACCTCTACTCGGGAATGGGGGCGACCTCCGCTCTCCTGGGTGGTGCCGAGCTGGGCAGGGCGCTGCGCGAGAACCCGGACGAACTGGAGGCCGCACTGGCCGCGTGGGAGTCGCGGTTGCGTCCGTTCATCAGGAAGCACCAGCGGATCGCACGGTTGAAGCAGCAGATGTTCGTGCCGTCGAGCCGCCCCGCGGAGGCACTTCGCTCGGTGGTGCTGCGGCTCGCCATCAAGGCGCGGAACCGCAGGCGGGCGAAGGCTCGCTCCGGGACTTCGCTCGAGATCGAGCCCGCGTGA
- a CDS encoding zinc-binding alcohol dehydrogenase family protein, with protein sequence MRAAVVGTPDAAPVYADFPDPEQRPGREPLRLVGAGLHHVVRGLASGRHYGSNGAYPLVPGVDAVARTEDGRLVYTGLPRPPWGTMAERLVTPFEVELPAGADPLAVAAGMNPGMSGWMPLIARREEVGALGTVLVLGATGMSGSLAVRAALALGAHRVIAAGRDPEALERLRGLGAVTVPLAHAEPAAWAAALGAALAEAPPPLVLDFVWGRVAEAAFAALGGGGVDESADIDYVQIGSLAGTDAALPAALLRSRRIRVTGSGTGSVSKAQMIAEIPDVLARFADGTFDAPYTAYPLSRIGEAWAHQGRTRAVVVPD encoded by the coding sequence ATGCGCGCTGCAGTCGTCGGCACCCCGGACGCGGCACCCGTCTACGCGGACTTCCCGGACCCGGAGCAGCGGCCCGGCCGGGAGCCGCTGCGGCTCGTGGGTGCGGGTCTGCACCACGTCGTCCGCGGGCTGGCCTCCGGCCGCCACTACGGCAGCAACGGGGCGTACCCGCTCGTGCCGGGGGTCGACGCCGTGGCCCGGACCGAGGACGGGCGCCTGGTCTACACCGGCCTCCCCAGGCCGCCGTGGGGCACGATGGCCGAACGCCTGGTCACGCCGTTCGAGGTGGAGCTGCCCGCCGGGGCCGATCCGCTCGCGGTCGCCGCCGGCATGAACCCCGGCATGTCGGGCTGGATGCCGCTGATCGCCCGGCGCGAGGAGGTGGGCGCGCTCGGCACCGTGCTCGTCCTCGGGGCGACCGGCATGTCGGGCAGCCTGGCCGTGCGGGCGGCGCTGGCCCTCGGGGCGCACCGGGTCATCGCGGCCGGGCGCGACCCCGAGGCGCTGGAGCGGTTGCGCGGTCTCGGCGCCGTCACCGTTCCGCTCGCGCACGCCGAACCCGCCGCATGGGCGGCCGCCCTCGGCGCTGCCCTCGCCGAAGCGCCGCCCCCACTCGTGCTCGACTTCGTGTGGGGCCGCGTTGCCGAGGCCGCCTTCGCCGCGCTGGGAGGCGGCGGCGTGGACGAGAGCGCCGACATCGACTACGTGCAGATCGGGTCGCTCGCCGGAACCGACGCGGCGCTGCCCGCTGCGCTGCTGCGCAGCCGGCGGATCCGGGTGACCGGAAGTGGCACCGGGTCGGTCTCGAAGGCGCAGATGATCGCCGAGATTCCCGACGTCCTCGCCCGTTTCGCCGACGGGACCTTCGACGCGCCGTACACCGCCTACCCGCTCAGCCGCATCGGCGAGGCATGGGCGCACCAGGGGCGCACCCGCGCCGTCGTCGTCCCGGACTGA
- a CDS encoding dihydrofolate reductase family protein — translation MKLIVHEFVSLDGVMQSPGSPEEDAGGGFDRGGWQVPFTVDEDFGRIVGGWFDHADEFLLGRSTYEMIRGFWSHVTDPGDVVAAKLNGLPKHVVSSTLTDPGWKNVSVISAEPVGAVKALKDRPGRELQVHGSWQLARTLHDAGLVDEYRLLVCPVVIGIGKRLFDADSAPSGFTLVDSAVTSTGAIHQVLRPTALRIGAHVVEDGKDARKLTD, via the coding sequence ATGAAGCTCATCGTGCACGAGTTCGTCAGCCTCGACGGCGTGATGCAGAGCCCCGGCTCCCCCGAGGAGGACGCCGGCGGCGGTTTCGACCGGGGTGGATGGCAGGTGCCCTTCACCGTGGACGAGGATTTCGGCCGGATCGTCGGAGGCTGGTTCGACCACGCCGACGAGTTCCTCCTCGGCCGGTCGACGTACGAGATGATCCGCGGCTTCTGGTCCCACGTCACCGACCCCGGTGACGTCGTGGCCGCGAAGCTGAACGGTCTGCCGAAGCACGTCGTCTCGTCGACGCTCACCGACCCGGGCTGGAAGAACGTCTCGGTGATCTCCGCCGAGCCCGTCGGGGCCGTGAAGGCGCTCAAGGACCGTCCGGGCCGCGAACTGCAGGTGCACGGGAGCTGGCAGCTCGCCCGGACGCTGCACGATGCCGGACTGGTCGACGAGTACCGCTTGCTGGTGTGCCCCGTCGTCATCGGTATCGGCAAGCGGCTGTTCGACGCGGACTCAGCACCGTCGGGATTCACGCTCGTCGACAGCGCGGTGACGAGCACGGGCGCGATCCACCAGGTGCTGCGTCCGACGGCACTCCGGATCGGCGCGCACGTGGTGGAGGACGGAAAGGACGCCAGGAAGCTGACGGACTAA
- a CDS encoding HAD-IC family P-type ATPase — protein MPAPAPPLEVSPTRQATTSAPATGLTAAQVAEQHRAGATNAPVTGTSRSYAAIVRTHVLSTYTTILFSIGVVLLVLDRPADALTSVGVGLANALIGAAQECRAKRKLDRLSLLDDAAVQVLRDGAEIVVPAAEVVRGDLVRVRAGRQVVVDGPVVAGHVEADESLLTGEPDPVPRGVGETLLSGSHCVAGNGWQRADLLGARSHAGRLTMEARKLTTERTPLQRQIDSVVRLTITLTLALSGIVLGQAVLRAESFLAIVQITAVLVGLVPYGLFFLVAVAYVRGAARIAQRGALVQQVNAVESLSHVDVVCTDKTGTLTTGRLTVSEILPLGGNRCDDVRAVLGRYAASVTDANLTCTALAAAVPGDAWPLRDEIAFTSSLRWSGQVTRDGAAWVLGAPEVVAPHLRPEIDGWGIDDEVVADRANRGLRVLLLARATRRGAPLRGDDGRPALPALAPVALVVLVDELRGEVVESVRRFREKGVAITVLSGDDPRTVAALANLAGIAAGTPVAGPVLDTLDDDALDELVERTTVYGRVTPEQKERVVAALRRRGHHVAMLGDGVNDARALKRAHIGVAMRSGSPVTRDVADIVLVDDSFAALLPARTEGRRIIDGLSTSLYVFLPRLAVQALVILITTALGLAFPYTPAQGGLTALTVGIPALCLTMWARPTAPDPHLLRTLARFVAPVAVVTATFGTLVYALLHAWLPARLRAGAISAEELARFEAGTGVARSEPGFVEAAATLGAQTGMSAFTTLSSFVLLLFLKPPHRFFATWTAPVPDRRPAWLAALLAVTFLIVAAVPVLASSFGLAVVPELFAIAVPAALVWYVALAVVFRCRAADRLAGLAPRQPRRAADPVTR, from the coding sequence GTGCCCGCCCCCGCTCCCCCTCTCGAGGTCTCCCCCACCCGGCAGGCCACGACGAGCGCCCCCGCCACCGGGTTGACCGCCGCCCAGGTGGCCGAGCAACACCGTGCAGGTGCCACCAACGCACCGGTGACGGGCACGTCGCGCAGCTACGCGGCGATCGTGCGGACGCACGTCCTGTCCACCTACACCACGATCCTGTTCTCGATCGGTGTCGTGCTGCTCGTGCTGGACCGCCCCGCCGACGCCCTCACCAGCGTCGGGGTCGGCCTGGCCAACGCGCTGATCGGGGCGGCGCAGGAGTGCCGCGCCAAGCGCAAGCTGGATCGGCTCTCCCTGCTGGACGACGCCGCCGTCCAGGTGCTCCGCGACGGCGCCGAGATCGTCGTCCCCGCGGCGGAGGTCGTCCGTGGCGACCTGGTGCGCGTTCGCGCCGGCAGGCAGGTCGTCGTCGACGGGCCGGTGGTCGCGGGGCACGTCGAGGCCGACGAGTCGCTGCTGACCGGCGAGCCGGACCCGGTTCCCCGCGGCGTCGGTGAGACCCTGCTGTCGGGCAGCCACTGCGTCGCGGGGAACGGGTGGCAGCGCGCCGATCTCCTCGGCGCACGGAGTCACGCCGGCCGGCTCACCATGGAGGCGCGCAAGCTCACCACCGAGCGGACCCCGCTGCAGCGCCAGATCGACAGCGTCGTTCGCCTGACCATCACCCTCACCCTCGCCCTCAGCGGGATCGTGCTGGGGCAGGCCGTCCTCCGGGCAGAGTCGTTCCTCGCCATCGTGCAGATCACCGCGGTGCTCGTCGGCCTGGTGCCCTACGGCCTGTTCTTCCTCGTCGCCGTCGCCTACGTCCGGGGCGCAGCCCGCATCGCGCAGCGCGGCGCCCTGGTGCAGCAGGTGAACGCGGTCGAGTCGCTCAGCCACGTCGACGTCGTCTGCACCGACAAGACCGGCACGCTGACGACCGGTCGGCTGACGGTGTCGGAGATCCTGCCGCTCGGCGGGAACAGATGCGACGACGTGCGGGCCGTGCTCGGCCGGTACGCGGCCTCGGTGACAGATGCGAACCTGACCTGCACCGCACTGGCCGCCGCGGTCCCCGGCGATGCGTGGCCGCTGCGCGACGAGATCGCCTTCACCTCCTCGCTCCGCTGGTCCGGGCAGGTCACCCGGGACGGAGCGGCGTGGGTCCTCGGCGCGCCGGAGGTGGTCGCTCCGCACCTGCGCCCTGAGATCGACGGCTGGGGGATCGACGACGAGGTCGTCGCGGACCGCGCGAACCGCGGGCTGCGGGTCCTGCTGCTGGCACGTGCCACGCGCCGCGGTGCGCCGCTGCGCGGCGACGACGGCCGGCCCGCGCTACCCGCCTTGGCGCCGGTGGCGCTGGTCGTACTCGTCGACGAGCTGCGCGGCGAGGTCGTGGAGAGCGTGCGCCGCTTCCGCGAGAAGGGGGTGGCGATCACGGTGCTCTCCGGCGACGACCCACGCACGGTCGCGGCGCTGGCGAACCTGGCCGGGATCGCGGCCGGCACCCCGGTCGCCGGTCCGGTCCTCGACACCCTCGACGACGACGCGCTCGACGAGCTGGTGGAACGCACCACCGTGTACGGGCGGGTCACGCCGGAGCAGAAGGAGCGGGTCGTCGCCGCGCTGCGCCGCCGCGGGCACCACGTCGCGATGCTGGGCGACGGCGTCAACGACGCTCGCGCGCTTAAGCGGGCGCACATCGGCGTCGCGATGCGCTCGGGCAGCCCGGTCACCCGCGACGTCGCCGACATCGTGCTGGTCGACGACTCGTTCGCCGCGTTGCTGCCCGCCCGCACCGAGGGCCGTCGGATCATCGACGGGCTGTCGACCTCGTTGTACGTGTTCCTGCCCCGGCTCGCCGTGCAGGCACTGGTCATCCTGATCACCACGGCGCTGGGGCTCGCGTTCCCCTACACCCCCGCCCAGGGCGGCCTGACCGCGCTGACGGTGGGGATTCCGGCGCTGTGCCTGACGATGTGGGCGCGCCCGACCGCTCCCGACCCGCACCTCCTCCGCACGCTCGCCCGCTTCGTCGCCCCCGTCGCGGTCGTCACCGCGACGTTCGGCACGCTCGTCTACGCCCTGCTCCACGCCTGGCTCCCCGCCAGGCTCCGTGCGGGCGCGATCTCCGCGGAGGAGCTCGCGAGGTTCGAGGCCGGCACCGGCGTGGCCCGCAGCGAACCCGGGTTCGTCGAGGCCGCGGCCACCCTCGGTGCCCAGACCGGCATGTCCGCGTTCACCACGCTGTCGTCGTTCGTGCTGCTGCTCTTCCTGAAGCCGCCACACCGGTTCTTCGCGACGTGGACCGCACCGGTCCCCGACCGGCGGCCCGCCTGGCTCGCCGCCCTGCTCGCGGTGACGTTCCTGATCGTGGCGGCGGTGCCCGTGCTCGCGTCCTCCTTCGGCCTCGCGGTCGTGCCCGAGCTGTTCGCGATCGCGGTGCCCGCGGCACTCGTCTGGTACGTGGCGCTCGCGGTCGTCTTCCGCTGCCGTGCCGCCGACCGGCTGGCCGGCCTCGCGCCGCGGCAGCCGCGACGTGCCGCCGACCCGGTCACGCGGTGA
- a CDS encoding TetR/AcrR family transcriptional regulator C-terminal domain-containing protein, with product MAKGISRERIVAAALELLDEKGMDGLTVRALAARLDVQAPALYWHVRNKQELLDEMSTVVMRRVTGALSQIPAGSGWRNDLAAYARVLRSEYLLHRDGARIFSGTRISDPDVVRAKEPWLARLTAAGFTLAEADDATDLVTAFVVGFVIEEQERGQSAETDPGRYSLTGRDAWLGEDAELVKAAGHLRDDGDQRFERHLGMVLDGLAARLGS from the coding sequence GTGGCGAAAGGCATCTCCCGGGAACGGATCGTGGCGGCGGCACTCGAACTGCTCGACGAGAAGGGCATGGACGGCCTCACCGTCCGTGCGCTCGCCGCTCGGCTCGACGTGCAGGCCCCCGCGCTGTACTGGCACGTCCGCAACAAGCAGGAGCTGCTCGACGAGATGAGCACCGTCGTCATGCGCCGCGTCACCGGCGCCCTGTCGCAGATCCCTGCCGGCTCCGGTTGGCGGAACGACCTCGCCGCCTACGCCCGCGTCCTGCGCTCGGAGTACCTGCTCCACCGCGACGGCGCCCGCATCTTCAGCGGCACGCGCATCTCCGACCCCGACGTGGTGCGGGCGAAGGAGCCCTGGCTCGCACGTTTGACCGCGGCCGGATTCACCCTCGCCGAGGCGGACGACGCCACCGATCTGGTCACCGCGTTCGTGGTCGGCTTCGTCATCGAGGAACAGGAGCGGGGGCAGTCAGCAGAGACCGACCCGGGGCGGTACTCGCTCACCGGGCGCGACGCCTGGCTGGGCGAGGACGCCGAACTGGTCAAAGCTGCCGGGCACCTGCGCGACGACGGTGACCAGCGGTTCGAACGGCATCTCGGCATGGTTCTCGACGGGCTCGCAGCCCGGCTCGGCAGCTGA
- a CDS encoding response regulator transcription factor, translating to MAYTVLVADDDRAIRESLGRALELEGHRVVGVDDGVQALTRTRREGFDVLVLDVTMPGLDGFGVCRVLRADGSRIPVLMLTARVETPDRVAGLDAGADDYLPKPFELDELLARLRALLRRAAPADGDREPTLSVGDLRLDPAARRVWWAATELTLTKTEFDLLELLMRNAGVVLDHTQVYERIWGYDFGADSKNLAVYIGYVRRKLAAAGAPPVIHTIRGVGYTVRRA from the coding sequence ATGGCCTACACCGTGCTCGTCGCCGACGACGACCGCGCGATCCGCGAGTCACTGGGCCGCGCGCTGGAGCTCGAGGGACACCGCGTGGTCGGGGTCGACGACGGCGTGCAGGCGCTGACCCGTACCCGTCGTGAAGGTTTCGACGTGCTCGTCCTGGACGTGACGATGCCCGGCCTCGACGGGTTCGGGGTCTGCCGGGTCCTGCGCGCGGACGGGAGCCGGATCCCGGTGCTGATGCTCACAGCGCGGGTCGAGACGCCGGATCGGGTGGCCGGTCTCGACGCAGGCGCCGACGACTACCTGCCGAAGCCCTTCGAGCTCGACGAGCTCCTGGCCCGGCTGCGGGCGCTACTGCGCCGGGCCGCCCCGGCCGACGGCGACCGCGAGCCCACGCTGTCGGTCGGAGACCTGCGGCTCGATCCGGCAGCCCGGCGCGTCTGGTGGGCGGCCACCGAGCTGACCCTGACCAAGACCGAGTTCGACCTGCTCGAACTGCTCATGCGCAACGCGGGGGTCGTGCTCGACCACACACAGGTCTACGAGCGGATCTGGGGCTACGACTTCGGTGCCGACTCGAAGAACCTGGCCGTCTACATCGGGTACGTGCGGCGCAAGCTGGCCGCCGCGGGCGCCCCGCCCGTGATCCACACGATCCGCGGGGTCGGCTACACGGTGCGCCGGGCGTGA